The Pseudomonadota bacterium genome segment CGCGCTTTGAAAAGCCGGCCCAGATCGATCGCAATATCATTGCCATCGGCGGCGGCTCGGCGGGGCTGGTAACGTCGTTTATCGCCGCTGCGGTGAAGGCCAAAGTCGCTTTGGTTACCGACGACAAGATGGGCGGCGACTGCCTCTACACCGGCTGCGTGCCCAGCAAATCGCTGCTGCGAAGCGCGAGGTTTATGCAGGACGTCAGGCAGCACCAGGCGTTCGGTTTCGCCTCTGCCAGCGCCGAGGTGGATTTCGCAGCGGTGATGGGGCGGGTGCAGAAAATCATTCAAACCATCGAGCCACACGACTCGCCAGAGCGCTACGAATCGCTCGGGGTCGAGTGCGTCAGCGGTCACGCAAAAATTGTCTCGCCCTGGGAGGTTGAGGTGGACGGCCGGCGTCTCAGCGCCGCCAACATCGTCATCGCCACCGGCGGCAAGCCGTTTGTGCCGCCGATCGACGGGATCGACGAGTGCGACTACCTCACGTCCGATACGCTGTGGGAGCTCAGCGAGCAGCCGGACCGGCTGGTGATCCTCGGCGGCGGCCCGATTGGCTGCGAGATGGCTCAGGCTTTTGCTCGGCTGGGCAGCCAGGTTGAGTTGGTCGAGCGGGGCGAACGGCTGCTGGCGCGCGAGGACACCGACGCGGCGGAGGTCGTTCAGCAGACGTTGGTCGACAACGGAGTCAGCCTGCGGCTGCGGCACAGCGCCGTTCGGGTTGAGAACGGCAAGACGCTAATCTGCGACGGGCCCGACGGCGAGCTTTCGCTACCGTTTGATCGCCTGCTGGTAGCGGTCGGACGCCGAGCCAACACCAAAGGCCTCGGCCTGGAAGAATTGGGCATCGAGACCGAGCCCAATGGAACGGTGTCGGTCAATGATCATCTGCAGACCCGCTATCCCAACATCTACGCCTGCGGTGACGTTATCGGGCCTTATCAGTTCACCCATTCGGCTTCTCACGAGGCCTGGTACTGCGCGGTGAACGCACTGTTCGGAAAATTCCGGAAGTTTCGGGTGGACTACAGCGTGCTGCCCTGGGTCACTTTTACCGAGCCCGAGCTGGCGCGTGTGGGCCTCAACGAGACGGAAGCGCGGGAACAGGGGATCGATCACCAGGTCATCCACTATTCACTCGAGGGTCTCGACCGAGCGCTCGCCGACGAGGCGGCCCACGGCTTTGTCAAAGTCATTACGGCCGGTAAAAGCGACAAAATCCTGGGTGCCACGGTGGTCGGCCATCACGGCGGTGAGCTGCTCGCTGAGTTCACCCTTGCCATGCGCCACGGCCTGGGTCTGAAGAAGATCATGGGCACCGTACACCCCTACCCGACCTTCAGCGAGGCCACCAAATTTGCCGCCGGTCGTTGGCAGGACGCCAACAAACCCGAATGGCTGATGCCATGGCTTGAAAAATTCCATCGATGGAGCCGCTCATGAAAATCACTCAAACCATCAGTGTGGCCGCCGCGCTGGCGATGGCGATGACACTGCGCCCGGCAAGCGGCGAGGATGTGATGCCCCACCCAGGCTTCGCTGAGTACGCGACGCTGCTGCAAGGCGCGGTACGATTCAACGACGAGCGTACCGCCAGCGAAGTCGATTACGCCTGGCTCGCCGACCGCCGACAGGACCTCGAGAGCGTGCTGGACGCGCTGAGCGGCGTGACGCAGGAGACCTACACCCAATGGCCGGAAAGTGCCCAGCTGGCGTTTCTGATCAATGCGTACAACGCTTTTACGCTCGAGCTCATTCTGACGCGCTACCCGGACCTCGAGTCGATCAAGGATCTCGGCTCGCTGTTTCGGTCACCCTGGAAGCAAGAATTTTTTACCCTGCTGGGCGCTGAGCGGTCGCTGGACGAGGTGGAACACGAAATGATTCGGGGCACCTTTGCTGAACCGCGAATCCACGCTGCCGTGAACTGCGCTTCCTGCGGCTGCCCGGCCCTGCTGGCGGAACCGTTTGCAGCGGCCAAGCTCGATGAGCAGCTGGCCACCGCTATGGGCGGATTTCTGGCCGACCGGCAACGAAACTACTACGACACGGCCAGTAGCCGAGTCTGGGTTTCGCCGATCTTTGACTGGTACGAAGAGGACTTTGCCGCCGCGGAAGGCACCCTCGAGAACTACCTGGCAACGTATGCCGACAGGTTGGGCCTGCCGCCAAAGACGCCCGCCTCAGACCTCAAGGTGAAGTTCACCGACTACGACTGGCAGCTCAACGACCTGGGGCGCTGCGGGCAGTAACAGCCGCCGGGGCGTCGGGCGTCGCGCGCCGGCTGGCCCGCTCGGCCGACTCGAGTGCCGGCCAGCTTTCCAGGAGGCGGTCATGAGACCGCTCGGGAGATACCTTCAGCGCCGATCGCTTGAGTCGATCCAGGGTTCGCTGCTGCCACGACCCTGGGCTTTGTAGAGTCCCGCGATCAAGATCGATGATGTGCACGCCCGAGTCCGCCAGCAGCACGTTGTGACAGTTGAGATCAGCATGGAGAACGCCGGCCGCCTGGAAACGACCCACGACGGCCCCGACGCGGGTCAACGTGTCACCCAGCGGGTCATGGGTCGCTCCGGCATTGGCGTCAGACTCGCTCAGGGTGTGTGCCAGGTATTGAGCCAGCGTAAATCGATGGGGAATAAAGCGGGTGATCAGATCCGCGCGATACCACGCGCCGCTGCGCCGGTAGCGCGCCGCCAGCGGCGCGGAGGTCGGGAGGCTGAGACCCACCAGCTTGCGCAGCAGTTCAAATTCGCGAACCGCGCGTACCTTTCGATGCCCGGTAAAGAGGTAACGATCGCGGCTGAAGCGGGCCACAAGGCCACCGCGCTGGTAGTGACGCAGCGCCCAGCGTTCATTGTTGTGCTCGAAAAAGACCACCGCACCACGACCGGCGG includes the following:
- a CDS encoding 3-deoxy-D-manno-octulosonic acid kinase; this translates as MISRKGSTVILTNPALSEKAAVDEWFDPDFWTGRQQLAGSAAGRGAVVFFEHNNERWALRHYQRGGLVARFSRDRYLFTGHRKVRAVREFELLRKLVGLSLPTSAPLAARYRRSGAWYRADLITRFIPHRFTLAQYLAHTLSESDANAGATHDPLGDTLTRVGAVVGRFQAAGVLHADLNCHNVLLADSGVHIIDLDRGTLQSPGSWQQRTLDRLKRSALKVSPERSHDRLLESWPALESAERASRRATPDAPAAVTARSAPGR
- a CDS encoding FAD-dependent oxidoreductase, with product MVLAVAAFFLLDLGEYLSLSALKSRLADFREYQAENGVLTAGIFFGVYVLVTGLSLPGAALLTLLAGALFGLATGTLLVSFASTLGATLAFLAARLVLGDSVRQRFPKAFAAFDRGMEKEGAFYLFSLRLIPLFPFFVINLVMGLTKIRTLVFAGVSQLGMLPGTLAYVNAGQQLAALDSLSDIVSPGLIGSFVVLGLVPLVGKRVVEVVRRRRLYSRFEKPAQIDRNIIAIGGGSAGLVTSFIAAAVKAKVALVTDDKMGGDCLYTGCVPSKSLLRSARFMQDVRQHQAFGFASASAEVDFAAVMGRVQKIIQTIEPHDSPERYESLGVECVSGHAKIVSPWEVEVDGRRLSAANIVIATGGKPFVPPIDGIDECDYLTSDTLWELSEQPDRLVILGGGPIGCEMAQAFARLGSQVELVERGERLLAREDTDAAEVVQQTLVDNGVSLRLRHSAVRVENGKTLICDGPDGELSLPFDRLLVAVGRRANTKGLGLEELGIETEPNGTVSVNDHLQTRYPNIYACGDVIGPYQFTHSASHEAWYCAVNALFGKFRKFRVDYSVLPWVTFTEPELARVGLNETEAREQGIDHQVIHYSLEGLDRALADEAAHGFVKVITAGKSDKILGATVVGHHGGELLAEFTLAMRHGLGLKKIMGTVHPYPTFSEATKFAAGRWQDANKPEWLMPWLEKFHRWSRS
- a CDS encoding DUF547 domain-containing protein, with translation MKITQTISVAAALAMAMTLRPASGEDVMPHPGFAEYATLLQGAVRFNDERTASEVDYAWLADRRQDLESVLDALSGVTQETYTQWPESAQLAFLINAYNAFTLELILTRYPDLESIKDLGSLFRSPWKQEFFTLLGAERSLDEVEHEMIRGTFAEPRIHAAVNCASCGCPALLAEPFAAAKLDEQLATAMGGFLADRQRNYYDTASSRVWVSPIFDWYEEDFAAAEGTLENYLATYADRLGLPPKTPASDLKVKFTDYDWQLNDLGRCGQ